The region TCAAACTCTTTACATCTGTTATACAAGGTATCTTTAGTGTGAATATTTATCTCTTCAACACATAAATAGTATGTTTTATTTTCGTAACATATCTCAAGAGTTGAATACCCTTCTGAATCCAAAAGCTCTTTTGCTTTTCGTAAAACTTTACTATCTTTATTACTAAAGTAAAATCCCCAACTAAGTCTAGTATTTAGATTTATACTACATTCTCTTGCTGTATTATTAAAAAATTCTTCTATATTTCTTTTCATATTAAAATTGTATATCTAAAAATTAAATTTCAGGTAAAGAGTATAAGAAAATTTAATAATTTACACATTTTTTAGCCAAAACTGTGACAGCAATTGTGACATTAGTATAAATAAGTTTTATTTAAGACTCCATTCGCTGCTTTTATACCAGATGCCCAAGCAGCAGTTATCCCTCTACTTGTTC is a window of Halarcobacter sp. DNA encoding:
- a CDS encoding ribonuclease E inhibitor RraB; translation: MKRNIEEFFNNTARECSINLNTRLSWGFYFSNKDSKVLRKAKELLDSEGYSTLEICYENKTYYLCVEEINIHTKDTLYNRCKEFENIAQTLHISSFEGFDVEEMGLK